GGAGGTAAACGCGCTTTGCAGATTCCTGGCGTTTCGCAAACGGCGATGTCTTTGATCGATTCCCTTGCAGCTGCCCAATCGACGTCCCTACGGCCCTTTAATCGGAGATAAATATGGCTAAACACAAAAGACCAATCCGTCCGAAGTGGCGGCGACGCCGGCCGGTGGTGGTCACATTGGCAGATGGGCCCAAGGATCGGAGAAGGTGGCGCCGATCGGTCGTCGATTTTCTTTTCCGGACCCAATTTGGGCAGATCCTGTTCGCCTTGATCGTGACGTTGTTCGTATTTCTGACGGTCTTGGTTCTGGAAGCGGACAACGATGACAAGGCAGGAGGTGTTTGGTGCCGGGGCGGGTCGGCACTTCCGGCGATCGCAGCCTCCGCCGATGCCGGCAGCCAGTTTGCCGCACTCATCCTCGACCGTTATCCACGGCGCGTCTACGGCTGCGCAGCCCGCCGGCGTGGCGGGCGCACCAAGGCTGATGTGGAACGCGAGCAGCGTGAACTTCTGGAAAAAACCAAAGCCGAAGTCGATGCGATCGCGGCGGAATTCCACGAACGCATGCCACGTACCCTGGCCAAACGGATCGGCCTGATGTACGCCCGCTATAGCAGCCGCTTTCAATCGTCGGTGGCGGCACAGGTGCGAGCCATGTATGAGGTCGCGGTTCGCGAGGAAACATTCGTACCGCGCGAGCTCGTCTTCTTCGACCTGGCAGTGCGCGGCTATCGCGACAATCGTCCGGGATTGAACGCTTTGCGAGCGGCGCTTAGCAATAAGCAGGGGCATTCGCTCCTGGTATTCGGGACGAATCGACTCTTCCGTAAAGCCCATCGGGCCGTGCGATTCGTCGAAGAAGAGATCGTCGAGTGTGGGATGCGTTGCTTCTTCATCCAGCAAAACATCGACACGGCCGCCAATAAGGACTGGCGGCTGCACCTGATGATTCAAGCGGCAATCGACGAAAACGGCACGAGCATGTACGCCGAAAACATCCGTGCTGCCCATCAAGGAATGTTTTTGCGGCTGGAAGTAATCGGTACATTGCCCCTGGGCTACTGCGGTGAGCCGATTGCCGGCGCGCCGCCGACGCGGCGCGGCCGTCCGCGGTGCCAAATCGTCATCGACAAAGACGAGGCTGCGTATGTCGTCAAGATTTTTGAGTGGTACGTCGTCGATGGCAAGTCGATGGACGAGATCGCGCAGCTACTCAACGATGATCCCAATGCGCCCTCGCCGCCGAAGTCGCTGCACGGCATGTGGACGCACGGCTCGGTCAGGGGCGTCCTTGTGAATGCCCGTTATCGTGGATATTGGGAATACGGCAAGCAGCAATGCCAATACCAATCGAAGCAGGACTATGTCCGGCAAGTCGAACGTGATGAACCGCTGCAAGCAGCATTCTTCGACAAGCTGAGGATTATTTCAGATAAAACGTGGTACGAGGCCCAGGGTCTGCTGCTCAAAGAGAAAAGTAAGCGAGGTCGGAAGCCGAAGGATCCCGAGCGATGTGCCCGACCGAAAGTGCTAAACGGCATCTGGTGGTGCCCCGAGCACGATCGCCCGTTACAGGTCGGCGCCGGGTACGGTTCGGCTATGATCTGCAAACTATGTAAAGCCGAAAAGCGGGAGAAGGAGCCCCTGTATAGCCAACTCGACAGGGACCTTGGCCTGAGACTCACACTCAAGGAGCTGGCGAAGTTTGTCCGAGTTGACGAACGGCTCGTTGGCGACGCCGTTGCGGCCTGCCGGTCCGAGGCTGAAAGATTACAGCGTCCCAATCCGGAACGCCTCGAGCAACTTCGCGCCCTGGTGGCCAGGAAGACACGGGCGATTCAAATCAACCGCCGCAACCCAGGGGAAACGGATGAAGATCAGCGCGAGTCCGACCGCATAGTCAAGGAGCTTCGCGCCGAAAGAACGCGCTCCCAGGCGGAGATTGCTGAGTTGGAAGTTGCGCGGCAACGACACATCGAGATTCCCGACGATGAGCAGATGCGGACATTGCTCGGCAAACTCGAGACGATTCTTGTCGCGGCAGCTCAAGGCGATCTGCCCGAGGATCTGCGCGATATCCGTCGGCTCGTCACCGCGTTGACGGGTGGACGGATCTTTCTATACCAAATGGGAGAACGTCGCCCGAAACTTGGTTGGCTACAAGGGCGGTTCCGCCTTCGACGGCTGTCCTGCCTGGTGCAGTGGGCGACCGGCATCCCGGCTAGCCATGTTGAGGAAGGCATCGAGGTGACGATCGACTATCGGCCGCCCTCACCGCTGGATGCCAAGTCCGACCGGGCCTGGACGCTAAACGAGCAGAAGTTGCTGCATCTTGAGATCGCTGCGGAGCTAAAATGCGGCAAGTCCACGGTGACCAAGCTGCTAAGGCACGCAGCGGCAAGACGCGGCATCCCTTATGAGGATGGCCGCAGCC
The Pirellulales bacterium DNA segment above includes these coding regions:
- a CDS encoding recombinase family protein, coding for MTLFVFLTVLVLEADNDDKAGGVWCRGGSALPAIAASADAGSQFAALILDRYPRRVYGCAARRRGGRTKADVEREQRELLEKTKAEVDAIAAEFHERMPRTLAKRIGLMYARYSSRFQSSVAAQVRAMYEVAVREETFVPRELVFFDLAVRGYRDNRPGLNALRAALSNKQGHSLLVFGTNRLFRKAHRAVRFVEEEIVECGMRCFFIQQNIDTAANKDWRLHLMIQAAIDENGTSMYAENIRAAHQGMFLRLEVIGTLPLGYCGEPIAGAPPTRRGRPRCQIVIDKDEAAYVVKIFEWYVVDGKSMDEIAQLLNDDPNAPSPPKSLHGMWTHGSVRGVLVNARYRGYWEYGKQQCQYQSKQDYVRQVERDEPLQAAFFDKLRIISDKTWYEAQGLLLKEKSKRGRKPKDPERCARPKVLNGIWWCPEHDRPLQVGAGYGSAMICKLCKAEKREKEPLYSQLDRDLGLRLTLKELAKFVRVDERLVGDAVAACRSEAERLQRPNPERLEQLRALVARKTRAIQINRRNPGETDEDQRESDRIVKELRAERTRSQAEIAELEVARQRHIEIPDDEQMRTLLGKLETILVAAAQGDLPEDLRDIRRLVTALTGGRIFLYQMGERRPKLGWLQGRFRLRRLSCLVQWATGIPASHVEEGIEVTIDYRPPSPLDAKSDRAWTLNEQKLLHLEIAAELKCGKSTVTKLLRHAAARRGIPYEDGRSRRSSLARKHRKAPPFEQVAPEVGRLADQGLSLREIGEKLELDRTTLSKAYNKDRADRGLPPLDGRTRRKLLGLKDRPKDGEQK